Proteins found in one Pseudomonadota bacterium genomic segment:
- a CDS encoding ABC transporter permease, whose amino-acid sequence MTAARLLGTVALTFLGLLLVTFLIGRVVPIDPVLAAVGDRAPAAVYERVRIELGLDLPLYHQFWIYCTRVLGGDFGNSVMTANTVLDDIKRVFPATLELASVATIIGVALGVPMGVIAAVNRDRWQDQVIRVAGLVGYSVPVFWLGLVGLLLFYARLGWVAGPGRLDVAFDDLVAPVTGVILIDSAMAGEWEVFASAFSHVILPAAILGYFSLAYISRMTRSFMLEQLRQEYITTARVKGLSERRVVWRHALGNVMVPLITVIALSYANLLEGSVLTETVFAWPGLGQYITSSLFSADMNAVLGGTIVVGSVFIGINMLSDVLYRLVDPRAR is encoded by the coding sequence ATGACAGCGGCGCGCTTGCTGGGCACCGTCGCGCTGACCTTTCTCGGCCTGCTGCTGGTGACGTTTCTGATCGGCCGCGTGGTGCCGATCGATCCGGTGCTGGCGGCGGTCGGCGACCGCGCTCCGGCGGCGGTCTATGAGCGGGTGCGCATCGAGCTCGGCCTGGATTTGCCGCTCTACCACCAGTTCTGGATCTACTGCACCAGGGTGCTGGGCGGCGATTTCGGCAATTCGGTGATGACGGCGAACACCGTGCTCGACGACATCAAGCGCGTGTTCCCGGCGACGCTCGAGCTCGCCTCGGTGGCGACGATCATCGGCGTCGCGCTCGGCGTGCCGATGGGCGTGATCGCCGCCGTCAATCGCGACCGCTGGCAAGATCAGGTTATCCGCGTCGCCGGTCTGGTCGGCTATTCGGTGCCGGTTTTCTGGCTCGGCCTGGTCGGCCTGCTGCTGTTCTACGCCAGGCTCGGCTGGGTGGCGGGACCCGGCCGACTCGACGTCGCGTTCGACGATCTGGTGGCGCCGGTGACCGGCGTGATCCTCATCGATTCGGCGATGGCCGGCGAGTGGGAGGTGTTCGCCTCGGCGTTCAGCCACGTCATTCTGCCGGCCGCGATCCTCGGCTATTTCTCGCTCGCCTATATCAGCCGCATGACGCGCAGCTTCATGCTGGAGCAGTTGCGGCAGGAATACATCACCACGGCGCGGGTCAAGGGCTTGTCGGAGCGGCGCGTCGTCTGGCGCCACGCGCTGGGCAACGTCATGGTGCCGCTGATCACGGTGATCGCGTTGTCCTACGCCAACCTGCTCGAAGGGTCGGTGCTGACCGAGACGGTGTTCGCCTGGCCGGGTCTCGGCCAGTACATCACCAGCTCGCTGTTCAGTGCCGACATGAACGCCGTGCTCGGCGGCACCATCGTCGTCGGGTCGGTCTTCATCGGCATCAACATGCTGTCCGACGTGCTCTACCGCCTGGTCGATCCGCGCGCCCGATGA